From one Plasmodium malariae genome assembly, chromosome: 12 genomic stretch:
- the K13 gene encoding kelch protein K13, putative, giving the protein MEGEKIKSNSISNFSVTYDRESGVNSNSDDRSESSSENESNSFMNMTSDKNEKTENNSFALNNSSFVNMKDSLLESIDLSVLDSNFDTKKDFLPSNFSKNFNNLSKENISNKYLNKFLNKSDSMFMSKSKDMNLTDASNNNVNISVKNNTKKEIFMDAATASLNANEENAMNNLKKFTNTNNNINDTYEKKIIETELSDSSDFENMVGDLRITFINWLKKTQMNFIREKDKLFKDKKELEMERIRLYKEIENRKIIEEQKIHDERKKLDIDISNGYKQIKKEKEEHRKRFDEERLRFLQEIDKIKLVLYLEKEKYFQEYKNFENDKKKIVDANIATETMIDINVGGAIFETSRHTLTQQKDSFIEKLLSGRYHVTRDKQGRIFLDRDSELFRIILNFLRNPLTVPIPKDLSESEALLKEAEFYGIKFLPFPLVFCIGGFDGVEYLNSMELLDISQQCWRMCTPMSTKKAYFGSAVLNNFLYVFGGNNYDYKALFETEVYDRLRDTWFVSSNLNIPRRNNCGVTSNGRIYCIGGYDGSSIIPNVEAYDHRMKAWVEIAPLNTPRSSSMCVAFDNKIYVIGGTNGERLNSIEVYEEKMNKWEQFPYALLEARSSGAAFNYLNQIYVVGGIDNEHNILDSVEQYQPFNKRWQFLNGVPEKKMNFGASTLSDSYIITGGENGEVLNSCHFFSPDTNEWQIGPSLLVPRFGHSVLIANI; this is encoded by the coding sequence atggaaggagaaaaaataaaatccaacagtatttcaaatttttctGTCACGTATGATAGAGAATCCGGTGTTAACAGCAACAGCGATGACAGAAGTGAAAGTAGTAGTGAAAATGAGTCTAATTCATTTATGAATATGACAAgcgataaaaatgaaaaaacagaaaataatAGTTTTGCATTAAATAATAGCAGTTTTGTAAACATGAAAGATAGTTTATTAGAGTCGATAGATTTGAGTGTATTAGATTCAAACTTTGATACgaaaaaagattttttaccaagtaatttttcaaaaaattttaataatttatcaaaagaaaatattagtaataaatatttaaataaatttttaaataaaagtgaTTCGATGTTTATGTCGAAGAGTAAAGACATGAACTTAACGGACgcaagtaataataatgtgaACATATCCGTAAAAAATAAcacgaaaaaagaaatttttatggATGCCGCAACAGCATCTTTAAATGCGAACGAGGAAAATGcaatgaataatttaaaaaagtttacgaatacaaataataatattaatgatacatatgaaaagaaaataatcgAAACCGAGTTAAGTGATTCCAGTGATTTTGAAAACATGGTAGGTGATTTAAGAATCACTTTTATAAATTGGTTAAAGAAGACACAGATGAATTTTATAcgagaaaaagataaattgtTTAAAGACAAAAAGGAATTAGAAATGGAAAGAATACGGTTATACAAAGAAATTGAAAATAGGAAAATTATAGAAGAGCAGAAAATACATGATGAAAGAAAGAAGTTGGACATTGATATATCTAATGGctataaacaaattaaaaaagaaaaagaagaacatAGAAAAAGATTTGATGAAGAAAGATTGAGATTCCTTCAagaaatagataaaataaaattagttcTCTATTTGGAAAAAGAGAAGTATTTtcaagaatataaaaattttgaaaatgataaaaaaaaaattgttgaTGCAAATATTGCAACTGAAACTATGATAGATATTAACGTTGGGGGAGCTATTTTTGAAACATCCAGACATACGTTAACTCAACAGAAAGATTCTTTTATAGAAAAACTATTAAGTGGTAGATATCATGTAACAAGAGATAAACAGGGTAGAATATTTTTAGATCGTGATAGTGAATTATttagaattatattaaactTCTTAAGAAATCCTTTAACTGTTCCAATACCAAAAGATTTGAGTGAAAGTGAAGCATTATTAAAAGAGGCAGAATTTTATggtattaaatttttacccTTCCCATTAGTATTCTGTATAGGTGGTTTTGATGGAgttgaatatttaaattcaaTGGAATTGTTAGATATTAGTCAGCAATGTTGGCGTATGTGTACACCAATGTCCACTAAAAAAGCATATTTCGGTAGTGCAGTTTTAAACAATTTCTTGTATGTATTCGGAGGaaataattatgattatAAAGCATTATTTGAAACAGAAGTGTATGATCGTTTGAGAGATACATGGTTTGTTTCaagtaatttaaatataccaAGAAGAAATAATTGTGGTGTTACATCCAATGGTAGAATTTATTGTATTGGTGGTTATGATGGTTCCTCCATTATACCAAATGTTGAAGCTTATGATCATCGGATGAAAGCATGGGTAGAAATTGCACCTTTAAATACTCCAAGATCTTCATCCATGTGTGTAGCTTTtgacaataaaatatatgttataggTGGAACAAATGGAGAGAGATTAAATTCAATTGAagtatatgaagaaaaaatgaataaatgggAACAATTTCCATATGCATTATTAGAAGCTAGAAGCTCAGGTGCAGCTTTTAATTACTTAAATCAAATATATGTCGTTGGAGGTATTGATAatgaacataatattttagatTCAGTAGAGCAATATCAACCTTTTAATAAAAGATGGCAATTTTTAAATGGTGTtccagaaaaaaaaatgaattttggAGCATCTACTTTGTCAGATTCCTATATAATTACAGGAGGAGAAAATGGAGAAGTATTAAATTCGTGTCACTTTTTTTCTCCAGACACAAATGAATGGCAAATTGGGCCTTCTCTGCTTGTTCCAAGATTTGGGCATTCTGTGCTGATAGCCAACATATAA
- the PmUG01_12021300 gene encoding UDP-N-acetylglucosamine pyrophosphorylase, putative produces MVTDLTVLKEYGQFRLWDFLQYSPLGSLKNLHIDDMKFFLKKLNEIKNIENEQKQKKEECMMIHAPKIVDIDNIYECKNVENGCIFINMYKKENIISELKHEGIESIKRNEVAVLFLAGGLGSRLGLNKVKGLIEVTPLLNKTFFQFYFEKIKFLEEYCSLSDSLVASNNLQHAYKYCQCKIHSNAHSNKNNSNHDAIYASYNGITKCVPCLKAFFLEDKKGETKIMNSNEVKAQKKNVTIYTYIMTSNYTHDITVKYLEENNFFNLKKENIKFFKQCDNYSTDINFNILLANPNELLTVPSGNGSIFKALDKNCIIDDMIKNNIKYVQIVSIDNVLNKIADPVLVGFCSFFKCDIANKAVKKKEHESMGIFCTKEKIKKKKKKKSCDTYNNTFSVCEYTELSDYLLNNSELFQYGNMCHHIFSLDFLQHIVQNKIYEKMKLHKILRKKQFYDFTVNNKEKSAFITSNVYCYEYFIFDVFKYARKILSFEISRQDEFSPIKKKINKSNNNSDGNNSGTNDGTNIESNNGSNNDCGDDIMSAQKNLSNLHKSWLLNKNYNIIDNSENALNFCEISPLVSYDGTFFFNLPEQKNIYLPYTLNRHPT; encoded by the coding sequence atggTAACTGATTTAACAGTATTAAAGGAATATGGTCAATTCCGTTTGTGGGATTTTTTGCAATATTCACCGCTTGGCAGTCTTAAGAATCTACATATAGACgatatgaaattttttttaaaaaaattaaatgaaataaaaaatatagaaaacgaacaaaaacaaaaaaaagaagaatgtATGATGATACATGCCCCGAAAATTGTTGATATAGACAATATCTATGAATGcaaaaatgtagaaaatggatgcatatttattaatatgtataaaaaagaaaatatcaTTAGTGAGTTGAAACATGAAGGTATAGAATctattaaaagaaatgaagttgctgttttatttttagcaGGTGGTTTAGGTTCAAGGCTTGGATTGAATAAGGTAAAAGGGTTGATAGAAGTTACtcctttattaaataaaacattttttcaattttattttgagaAGATTAAATTTTTAGAGGAATATTGTTCTTTATCTGATTCGTTGGTGGCATCTAATAATTTACAACATGCGTATAAGTACTGCCAGTGTAAAATTCATAGCAATGCGCAcagtaacaaaaataatagcaATCATGATGCCATTTATGCCAGTTACAATGGTATCACCAAGTGTGTACCTTGCTTgaaagctttttttttagaagataaaaaaggggaaacaaaaataatgaattcaaatgaagtaaaagcacaaaaaaagaatgttacaatttatacatacattatgACATCTAACTATACGCACGATATAACAGTTAAATACTTAGAAGAGAATAACttctttaatttaaaaaaagaaaatataaaattctttaAACAGTGTGATAATTATAGTAcagatataaattttaatatacttttagCAAACCCCAATGAGCTATTAACAGTCCCAAGTGGCAATGGATCTATATTTAAAGCACTGGATAAAAATTGCATAATAGAcgatatgataaaaaataatataaagtatgTTCAAATTGTAAGTATTGATAATgtgttaaataaaatagcgGATCCTGTATTAGTTGGTTTCTGCTCGTTTTTTAAATGTGATATTGCTAATAAAGcggttaaaaaaaaagagcatgAATCAATGGGTATATTTTGCACAaaggagaaaataaaaaaaaaaaaaaaaaaaaaatcatgtGATACATATAATAACACATTTTCTGTATGTGAATATACAGAATTAAGTgattatttgttaaataattCAGAATTATTTCAATATGGAAATATGTGtcatcatatattttcactCGACTTCTTACAACACATTGTtcagaataaaatatacgaaaaaatgaaattacataaaatattgagGAAGAAACAATTTTACGATTTTACTGTAaacaataaagaaaaaagcgCATTTATTACGTCCAATGTGTACTGCTAtgagtattttattttcgatgtttttaaatatgccaggaaaattttatcatttgaAATTTCTCGCCAAGACGAATTTAGtccaataaaaaaaaagataaataagaGTAATAACAACAGTGATGGTAATAATAGTGGTACTAATGATGGCACTAATATAGAAAGTAATAATGGTAGTAATAATGATTGTGGAGACGATATAATGAGCgcacaaaaaaatttaagtaatttACACAAATCTTggcttttaaataaaaattacaatataatTGACAACTCCGAAAACGCACTTAACTTTTGTGAAATATCTCCTCTTGTGTCTTATGAtggaacatttttttttaatttacctgaacaaaaaaatatatatttgccaTATACTCTTAATAGGCATCCTACCTGA